DNA sequence from the Novipirellula galeiformis genome:
TCTTGGAAAGATCCGTTGGCGTGATCGCCGCACCCCGGGTCCCTCCGATCCTTAAGCCCTCACGCGAATCGAGGTACAGTTCTCCTTCCTTCGCATCGGCCTCGTGGGAATGACACTCGTAGCAATGCTGGATCAGTAAAGGGCGGACCTTGGATTCGAAAAAGGTCACCGCTTCGCTACTGAGTTTCGCTTCGCTCGACTTGTCAACTTGTTTCGCTGTGGCGTCCTCTGCAGCGTTTACCGGCGACATCGAACCGAGCAGGACGAGCGTGATGGCAACAAGCGACCGACGACGGAGAGGATGGCGCAACGAGCTAAAACCGAATCGGAAGAGCAACATTGAACCTTCGTACCGGTGCGGGGATGGCATGAGTGAGCTGACGTGTGGGTGGGGGAGGGCAGTAGCGATGCGAGCGTGGGGAGACGCTTGGGTGGCGGGAATCGCCATTATAACCCCTTCTGCCGCTTCGGAGATCCATTTTCGACACCCCGCAGCGTGATTGTGAAGTTGCAATATTGACGTTTTAACGAGGAAATCATAACCCCACGCGTAAGCGAGGGACCGAATCAATATCGATATTCCATCGCTTGCGCGTCGGGTGGTGAAATACAAGCAACTTCAAAACTCGCTCCCCCCCCCCCCCGAGGGCGAGCCCGTCGGTTGCGAGTGGATCCACTGCCTGCCTCATCGTGATGACGACGATTTTAGTTCACCGCACGCGCGTATTGCACCGGCAGGATCTCGGTTGCGACCTCCGCGCCGAGTGCCTCAGCGGCGCGATAAGGCCAGTACGGATCCCGCAGGAACTCGCGGCCCAGCATGACCATGTCGACCTGGTTCGTTTGCAAGGCCTGTTCGGCTTGCTGTGGCTCGGTAATCGACCAACTCGTCGTGGTCGGAAGATCGGCTTCGTTGCGGATTCGCCCCGCGATGGGAATCATGAACCCTGGGCCCCAGGGAACACTGTCGATGTCGGGAGTCACAAATCCATGACTGACGTCGAGCAGGTCCAGGCCGGCGGCTTTCAATTTCCGAATCAATTCGATCGACTCTTCAATCGTGACGCCCCCATCGAGCCAATCGGTTACCGAAAGTCGAACTGTCAACGGCAGACGTTCTGGCCACACTTCTCGCACCGCGGTAAATGTTTCCAACATAAATCGGATGCGGTTCTCAAAACTGCCGCCATAGGAATCATTCCGCTTATTGGACAATGGCGAGTAAAATTCGTGTGCCAAGTATCCATGCGCGAAATGGACTTCAAGATAGTTAAACTCAGCTGCCAGGGCCCGTTCGGCGGCGCGAACGAAATCGGTCTGGACCCTACGAATGTCGTCCAAATCCATCGCCTGCGGCAACTTGGTAAGCTTCGCACCAAACGCGATCGGCGACGGCGCGATCGTGTCCCAGCCTCCCTCGTCATTCGCTAGGTGTCTGTCCCCTTCCCAGGGTTTGCTTGCGCTCGCTTTGCGACCGGCATGAGCCAATTGAATTCCAGCCACCGCGCCGTGTGCTTTTAAAAAGCGAGCGATTTTGGCAAACGGTTCGACGTGACCGTCGGTGTAAATGCCGCTGTCGGCCGGGCTAATCCGTCCTTCGGGCGACACCGCAGTGGCCTCGACCATCACCAAGCCGGCGCCTCCGATGGCGCGAGATCCGAGGTGCACGAGATGCCAATCACTGGGAAAGCCGTCCTCGGATGAATATTGGCACATCGGTGAAACAGCCGTCCGATTG
Encoded proteins:
- a CDS encoding NADH:flavin oxidoreductase/NADH oxidase encodes the protein MTKLFEPLHLKEVTLRNRTAVSPMCQYSSEDGFPSDWHLVHLGSRAIGGAGLVMVEATAVSPEGRISPADSGIYTDGHVEPFAKIARFLKAHGAVAGIQLAHAGRKASASKPWEGDRHLANDEGGWDTIAPSPIAFGAKLTKLPQAMDLDDIRRVQTDFVRAAERALAAEFNYLEVHFAHGYLAHEFYSPLSNKRNDSYGGSFENRIRFMLETFTAVREVWPERLPLTVRLSVTDWLDGGVTIEESIELIRKLKAAGLDLLDVSHGFVTPDIDSVPWGPGFMIPIAGRIRNEADLPTTTSWSITEPQQAEQALQTNQVDMVMLGREFLRDPYWPYRAAEALGAEVATEILPVQYARAVN